TGTGCGTCGACCCACTCACTACCGTGCAGATCCGCGGCCGAGAAGCCGGCAATGACACCGCGGCGGCCCGACCACAGCCACGCGGCCCGGGCACGAAGCCGATGAGTGAGCTCGGTTCCTTCGGTTACATAGACATCGCGGAACACCCGCGTGTACTTCCGGCGCAGTTGACTATGCGATAGGGCTCCGGCGGCCACGGCCTCGCTGCCGATGAACGGTTCTCCCATGGCCGCAGTGTGTCAGCGACCACCGACACGGCTCGAGCGTGACGCTGTGGTCACGGTCGCGGCCCAGCGTGACCGCAGCGTCACGCTCGAGGCCAAAAGAGTCGGGTTAGCCGAGGATGAGGCCCGAGGTCGGCACACCGGTTCCCGCGGTGACGAGGACGTGCTCGACGTCGGGGACCGGGTTCACCGAGGTGCCGCGCAATTGCCGCACGCCCTCGGCGATCCCGTTCATCCCGTGGATGTAGGCCTCGCCGAGTTGCCCGCCATGCGTGTTGATGGGCAGCCGGCCACCAACCTCGATTGCGCCGTCGGCGATGAAGTCCTTGGCCTCGCCCTTGCCGCAGAACCCCAACTCCTCCAACTGAATCAGCGTGAAGGGGGTGAAGTGGTCGTACAGGATGGCGGTCTGGATGTCGGAGGGCTGCAGGCCGGATTGCTGCCACAGCTGCTGACCCACCACGCCCATCTCGGGCAGACCCAGTTCCGGCCGGTAGTAACTGACCATCGTGTATTGGTCGGGGCTCGAGCCCTGCGACGCCGCCTCGATGACGGCCGGCCGCTGCTTGAGGTCCCGCGCGCGCTCCACGGACGTCACCACGATCGCGACCGCGCCGTCGGTTTCCTGGCAGCAGTCCAGCAGCCGCAGCGGCTCGGCGATCCACCGCGAATTCTGGTGGTCCTCAATGGTTATCGGCTTCTCGTAGAAGTAGGCCTTCGGGTTCTTGGCGGCGTGCTTGCGGTCGGCCACCGAGATGACACCGAAGTCGCGACTGGTCGCACCGGACAGGTGCATGTAGCGCTGGGCGATCATGGCGACCTGCGCGGCCGGGGTCGAGAGCCCGTGCGGGTAGGAGAACGCATTGTCCGCCGCGGTCGAATCGGCCTGTGCGCGGGCATCTCCGGCCAGTCGGGTCTGCACCTGACCGAACCGCATGCCCGACCGTTCGTTGAACGCCCGGTACGCCACCACGACCTCGGCCACCCCGGTGGCGACGGCGAGCGCCGCCTGCTGGACGGTCGCGCACGCGGCGCCGCCGCCGTAGCCGATCTGCGAGAAGAACTTCAGGTCACCGATGCCGACCGCGCGCGCGACCGCGGTCTCGTTGTTGGTGTCCATCGTGAAGGTGGTCAGCCCGTCGACATCCGACGGCGAAAGACCGGCGTCGTCCAGGGCGTCCAGCACCGCCTCGGCCGCCAACCGCAGCTCGCTTCGACCGGAGTCCTTCGAGAAGTCGGTGGCGCCGATTCCGGCGATCGCCGCTTTACCGGAGAGCATCAGGAGTCCCCCATCGTGAGCGTCACGGTCGCGATGACGTGGTCGCCAAGGCTGTTGCGCCCGAACACCTTCACCGTGATGAGGCCGTCGTCCACGGCGGTCACCTCGCCGGAGAAGGTCACCGTGTCGTAGGCGTACCACGGCACGCCGAGCCGCAGCCCGATGGACTTGATCAGCGCGGAGGGTCCCGCCCAGTCGGTGACGTAGCGCTGCACCAGCCCGGTGTCGGTCAGGATGTTGACGAAGATGTCCTTCGACCCCTTGGCCTGCGCCAGATCGCGGTCATGGTGCACGTCCTGAAAGTCCCGCGTCGCCAGGGCCGTCGAGATGATGAAGGTCGGGTCGCCGTGCAGCTTCAGCTCAGGCAGGACGGTGCCGACTTGGATGGCGGGTGCGCTCATGCCGCGGGCTCCCAGGCATACAGGGTCCACTCGGGGCCGGCGGGGCCGGCCGGGAAGTCGATATAGGTTGCGCGGACCGGCATTCCGATTTTCACCTTGGCGGGGTCCACCCCGCGCAACTCGCCCAGCATTCGCACGCCCTCGTCGAGCTCCACCAAAGCGATGACGAACGGCAGCGTACGGCCGGGCACCTTCGGGGCATGGTGCACGACAAAGCTGAACACGGTGCCCTTGCCGCTGGCCACCACGTAGTCGATCGGGGCGGCTTTGTCCTGCCACACCGCCGGCACGGGCGGGTGCTGCAGGCTGCCGCCGGGCCGGCGCTGGATCCTCAGCTCGTGTGCGTTGACGCCCTCCCAGAAGAAGGCGGTGTCGCGCGACGACGCCGGACGCATCATGGCGTCGGGATCGAGGTCAGCGGGCACCTGGGACGTCTCAGACTCCGAGCGCGGCTTGAATTTCAAGATGCGCCAATTCATCTCGGCGACGTCTTCGTCTCCGACGCGCCAGATGATGTGCTGGTTGATGAACCAGCCCTCGCCCAGTGCGGTCTGCTTGGGCCCGACCACGTCACCCATCTCCGAGGTGATGCTGACGTGTTCACCGGGCTGCAGGTAGCGGTGATAGGTCTGTTCGCAGTTGGTGGCGACCACGCCGATGTAGCCGGCGTTGTCGAATAACTCCATGATGGGGCCCATCGGGTCGTCCTTCGGACGCTCCCCGCCCAGGCCGAACATGGTCCACACCTGAATCATGGCCGGCGGGGCGACAATTCCCGGGTGTCCGACGGCTCGTGCGGCGGCCTCGTCGACGTAGATGGGGTTGCTATCGCCGATGGCCTCCACCCAGTTGTTGATCATCGGCTGGTTCACCGGATCGCGGCCGGAGCGCGGCTTGGGGTCGCCCGCCGCCTTGATCTCGGCGATCGCTTCCTGAATATCGGTCACCGTGGCACCCTCGGCACTTTGAGGCCCGCGGCCGCGATCATTTCCCGCATGACTTCGTTCACGCCTCCACCGAAGGTGATCACCAGGTTGCGCTTGGTTTGCGAGTCCAGCCAGCGAAGCAGCTCGGCGGTATCCGAGTCTGCGGGATTACCGTACTTGCCGACGACCTCCTCGGCGAGTCGGCCGATGTACTGAATCTTCTCCGTGCCAAAGACTTTCGTCGACGCCGCGTCGGCCACGTTGATGTCCTCACCCGCGGCGGCCACCTGCCAGTTCAGCAGCTCGTTGATCCGCCACATCGCGTGGATCTCACCGAGTGCCCGCTTGACGTCGGCGTGGTCGATGGGCGTGACCCCGTCACTACCCGGCTTGGACGCCCAGGCATGCACCCGGTCGTAGATGCCGGCGGTACGGCCCGCGGGGCCCAGCATGACCCGTTCGTTGTTGAGTTGGGTGGTGATCAGCCGCCACCCGCCGTTCTCCTCGCCGACCAGCATGTCGGCGGGCACCCGCACGTCGTTGTAGTAGGTGGCGTTGGTGTGGTGGGCGCCATCGGACAGGATGATCGGCGTCCAGGAGTAGCCAGGGTCCTTGGTGTCGACGATCAGGATCGAAATGCCCTTGTGCTTCACGGCTTCGGGATCCGTGCGGCAGGCCAGCCAGATGTAGTCGGCGTCATGGGCGCCGGTGGTGAAGATCTTCTGCCCGTTGACGATGTACTCGTCGCCCTGGCGCACGGCGGTGGTGCGCAGGGAAGCCAGGTCGGTGCCCGCCTCCGGCTCGGTGTAACCGATCGCGAAGTGCACCTCGCCGGCCAGGATCGCCGGCAGGAACTTCTTCTTCTGCGCCTCGCTGCCGAACTGCTGCAGGACGGGACCGACCGTCTGCAACGTCACCGCGGGCAGCGGCACGTCGGCCCGATGCGCCTCGTTGACGAAGATCGACTGCTCGATCGGGCCGAAGCCCAAGCCGCCGAACTCCTTTGGCCACCCGACGCCGAGCTTGCCGTCCCGGCCCATCCGCCGGATCACCGCACGATAGGCCTCGTTGTGGCGATCTTGCTCCATCGCCTTCATCTCGTCGGAGGAGATCAGGTTCGAAAAGTATTCCCGCAGTTCCGCTTGCAGCTGACGCTGTTCCGGGGTCAGGTCTATGAACATTGCGCCCCAACCAGATTCTCTGCGTGGCGACCCGCTGCGCCCGGCTTCGCCGCGCTTGCGATCGCCACGAGGTCGAGACGATGAGAAGGCCCGCCCAGCAGCCGGGTCAGGTCTTTGACAGTGGAGTAGTACCGGTGCATCGGATAGGTGATGTCCATGCCCATGCCGCCGTGCAGGTGGTGGCAGAGCTGCATCACCGGCGGCGCCTGCGAGGTGATCCAGTAGCCGAGGACATCCAGGTCGTCGTCGGCGTCCCGTCCTTCGGACAGCCGCCAAGCGACGGACTTCGCCGCCAAATCGATGGTGCGCGAAGCGATGTAGACCTCGGCGAGTTGGGCGGCCACGGTCTGGAACGTCGAAAGCGGTTTGCCGAATTGCTTGCGGTTGGCCACGTAGTCCGCGGTGAGGCGCAGCGCCCCGGCCACCAGCCCGTCGGCGTAGGCGCCGATGGCCGCCAGCGCCAGCTGATTGACCCGGTGCGCCGTCGCGCCCGCGAGCACGTCGGAGTCAGCGACCGCGACGTCTGCGAACGTCACCGTGTACTCGTCGGAGCCGTTCGATGTCGGCGTCCGAACCAGCTGGACGCCGTCGGCCGTCGGCGACACCACGACCACCGCGTTGTCGGCGGTCACGACGATCCAGTCCGCCGACGAGGCATATGCGACACCGACTTTGGTGCCCGACAGGCGGCCACCCGCGAAGGCGGTCGTCGGTCGATCGGGCAGGGCGGTGCCGGGCTCGTTGAGCGCGGCCGTCAGCACGCCGCCCTTGGCGACACCGGCCAAAATCCGGTCCTGCTGTTCGTCGGAGGCCAGGTCGAGCAGCGGCAGCACGCCGAAGCCGAGCGTGGCCAGCGCCGGCGTGACGGCGCCGTGGCGACCGACCTCGGTCAGCACCGTGGCGACCTCGAGCAGGCCGACGCCGTCGCCGCCGAGACGCTCGGGCACCGGCAGCGCCGTCACGCCCCCGTTGACCATTGCATCCCAGCTGAGCTCCCGGTCCAGAACTGACGTCACCACATCGGCGACGGCCTGTTGCGTCGCAGTGAGGTCGAAGTCCATCAGGACGTCACCGCCGCCTTGCGGGTGTAGTCCACCTGCCAATGCTTGATCCCGTTGAGCCAGCCCGACCGCAGCCGCTCGGGCTCACCGATCGGCTCGAGGTCCGGCATGTGATCGGCGACCGCGTTGAAGATCAGGTTGATGGTCATGCGGGCCAGGTTCGCGCCGATGCAGTAGTGGGCGCCCGTCCCGCCGAAACCGACATGGGGATTCGGGTCGCGCAGGATGTTGAACGTGTGCGGGTCGTCGAAGACCTCTTCGTCGAAGTTGGCCGACCGGTAAGACATCACCACCCGCTCACCCTTCTTGATCCGCACGCCGGACAACTCGGTGTCCTCGCTGGCGGTGCGCTGGAAGGCGGAAACCGGGGTGGCCCAGCGGATGATCTCGTCGGCGGCGGTCGACGGGCGCTCCTTCTTGAAGAGCTCCCACTGATCGGGGTTGTTGGCAAAAGCGATCATGCCGTGGGTGATCGAGTTGCGCGTGGTCTCGTTGCCGGCCACAGCGAGCATGACCACGAAGAAGCCGAACTCGTCATCGGAAAGCTTTTCGCCGTCGATGTCGGCCTGGATGAGCGTGGTGACGATGTCGTCGGTGGGATTCTGGTTTCGCTCCGCGGCCATCGCCATGGCGTACGTGATCAGTTCCATCGAGGATTGCGCGGGATCGACGTCGGCGTACTCGGGGTCGGTGCCGCCGGTCATCTCGTTGGACCAGCGGAAGAGCTTGTCGCGATCCTCCTGCGGAACCCCGAGCAGGCCCGCGATGGCTTGCAACGGCAGCTCGCACGCCACCTGCTCGACGAAGTCGCCGCTGCCCTCGGACGCCGCGGTCTTGGCGATGTTCTGGGCGCGCTGGGCCAGTTCCGCTTCCAGCCGCCCGATGGCCCGGGGCGTGAACCCGCGGGAGATGATCTTGCGCAGCCGGGTGTGATGGGGTGCGTCCATGTTGAGCATGACGCTGCGCTGCAGTTCGACCTGCTCACGCTTCATCTCCGGCGGCCATGTGGGGATGGCGCCGTTCATCCAGCTCGAGAAGACGTCGCTGCGCCTCGACACCTCCTTGACGTCGGCGTGCTTGGTGACGATCCAATATCCGTGGTCCTCGAAGCCACCCGCGCCGTTGGGGATCTCGACCCAGTGGATCGGCTCCGCCTTGCGCAGCCAGGCGAGTTCCTCGACTGGCAACCCTGCGAGGTTGACGTCAGGATCGAGAAAGTCGAAGTCGGCGGGGATGTTGGGGGGTGCCATGATGTGTGCGCTCCTCAATTGCAACGTGTTCTAGTGCCAGTAAAACACGGCTCTTCCGCAGATAAAAGGCAGGTAGCCATCCTCGCTTGTCAGACTAATGAAACGTGTTCTAGCCTGACGGAATGGGTAACCCGGTAATCGTCGAAGCCACGCGCAGCCCGATCGGCAAACGCAATGGATGGCTGTCAGGGCTGCACGCCACCGAGCTCCTCGGTGCGGTGCAGAAGGCATTGGTTGAGAAGGCCGGCATCGACGCCGGCGACGTCGAACAGGTCATCGGCGGCTGCGTGACGCAGTACGGCGAGCAGTCCAACAACATCACGCGGGTGAGCTGGCTCGTCGCGGGGCTGCCGGAGCACGTTGGCGCCACGACCGTGGACTGCCAGTGCGGCAGCAGCCAGCAGGCCAACGGCCTCATCGCCGGCCTGATCGCGGCGGGCGCCATCGACATCGGCATCGCGTGCGGCATCGAGGCCATGAGCCGCGTCGGACTCGGCGCCAACGCCGGCCCCGACC
This genomic interval from Mycobacterium sp. SMC-2 contains the following:
- a CDS encoding cytochrome P450, with protein sequence MAPPNIPADFDFLDPDVNLAGLPVEELAWLRKAEPIHWVEIPNGAGGFEDHGYWIVTKHADVKEVSRRSDVFSSWMNGAIPTWPPEMKREQVELQRSVMLNMDAPHHTRLRKIISRGFTPRAIGRLEAELAQRAQNIAKTAASEGSGDFVEQVACELPLQAIAGLLGVPQEDRDKLFRWSNEMTGGTDPEYADVDPAQSSMELITYAMAMAAERNQNPTDDIVTTLIQADIDGEKLSDDEFGFFVVMLAVAGNETTRNSITHGMIAFANNPDQWELFKKERPSTAADEIIRWATPVSAFQRTASEDTELSGVRIKKGERVVMSYRSANFDEEVFDDPHTFNILRDPNPHVGFGGTGAHYCIGANLARMTINLIFNAVADHMPDLEPIGEPERLRSGWLNGIKHWQVDYTRKAAVTS
- a CDS encoding MaoC family dehydratase — protein: MSAPAIQVGTVLPELKLHGDPTFIISTALATRDFQDVHHDRDLAQAKGSKDIFVNILTDTGLVQRYVTDWAGPSALIKSIGLRLGVPWYAYDTVTFSGEVTAVDDGLITVKVFGRNSLGDHVIATVTLTMGDS
- a CDS encoding lipid-transfer protein, translated to MLSGKAAIAGIGATDFSKDSGRSELRLAAEAVLDALDDAGLSPSDVDGLTTFTMDTNNETAVARAVGIGDLKFFSQIGYGGGAACATVQQAALAVATGVAEVVVAYRAFNERSGMRFGQVQTRLAGDARAQADSTAADNAFSYPHGLSTPAAQVAMIAQRYMHLSGATSRDFGVISVADRKHAAKNPKAYFYEKPITIEDHQNSRWIAEPLRLLDCCQETDGAVAIVVTSVERARDLKQRPAVIEAASQGSSPDQYTMVSYYRPELGLPEMGVVGQQLWQQSGLQPSDIQTAILYDHFTPFTLIQLEELGFCGKGEAKDFIADGAIEVGGRLPINTHGGQLGEAYIHGMNGIAEGVRQLRGTSVNPVPDVEHVLVTAGTGVPTSGLILG
- the fadE29 gene encoding acyl-CoA dehydrogenase FadE29 translates to MFIDLTPEQRQLQAELREYFSNLISSDEMKAMEQDRHNEAYRAVIRRMGRDGKLGVGWPKEFGGLGFGPIEQSIFVNEAHRADVPLPAVTLQTVGPVLQQFGSEAQKKKFLPAILAGEVHFAIGYTEPEAGTDLASLRTTAVRQGDEYIVNGQKIFTTGAHDADYIWLACRTDPEAVKHKGISILIVDTKDPGYSWTPIILSDGAHHTNATYYNDVRVPADMLVGEENGGWRLITTQLNNERVMLGPAGRTAGIYDRVHAWASKPGSDGVTPIDHADVKRALGEIHAMWRINELLNWQVAAAGEDINVADAASTKVFGTEKIQYIGRLAEEVVGKYGNPADSDTAELLRWLDSQTKRNLVITFGGGVNEVMREMIAAAGLKVPRVPR
- a CDS encoding acyl-CoA dehydrogenase family protein, giving the protein MDFDLTATQQAVADVVTSVLDRELSWDAMVNGGVTALPVPERLGGDGVGLLEVATVLTEVGRHGAVTPALATLGFGVLPLLDLASDEQQDRILAGVAKGGVLTAALNEPGTALPDRPTTAFAGGRLSGTKVGVAYASSADWIVVTADNAVVVVSPTADGVQLVRTPTSNGSDEYTVTFADVAVADSDVLAGATAHRVNQLALAAIGAYADGLVAGALRLTADYVANRKQFGKPLSTFQTVAAQLAEVYIASRTIDLAAKSVAWRLSEGRDADDDLDVLGYWITSQAPPVMQLCHHLHGGMGMDITYPMHRYYSTVKDLTRLLGGPSHRLDLVAIASAAKPGAAGRHAENLVGAQCS
- a CDS encoding bifunctional MaoC family dehydratase N-terminal/OB-fold nucleic acid binding domain-containing protein; its protein translation is MTDIQEAIAEIKAAGDPKPRSGRDPVNQPMINNWVEAIGDSNPIYVDEAAARAVGHPGIVAPPAMIQVWTMFGLGGERPKDDPMGPIMELFDNAGYIGVVATNCEQTYHRYLQPGEHVSITSEMGDVVGPKQTALGEGWFINQHIIWRVGDEDVAEMNWRILKFKPRSESETSQVPADLDPDAMMRPASSRDTAFFWEGVNAHELRIQRRPGGSLQHPPVPAVWQDKAAPIDYVVASGKGTVFSFVVHHAPKVPGRTLPFVIALVELDEGVRMLGELRGVDPAKVKIGMPVRATYIDFPAGPAGPEWTLYAWEPAA